From Zingiber officinale cultivar Zhangliang chromosome 5B, Zo_v1.1, whole genome shotgun sequence, the proteins below share one genomic window:
- the LOC121986110 gene encoding uncharacterized protein LOC121986110 — MAAAYSTPREHVEWIRRERYYIGRDDKNPLAEDIHQAVLYLSEELYSKDVHFLMELVQNAEDNKYAEGVTPSLEFLITSKDITATGAKTTLLLFNNEIGFSPSNIDSICRIGKSTKKGKRHLGYIGEKGIGFKSVFLISSKPYIFSNGYQICFNEEPSPDCNLGYIVPEWVDENPSLSDLQNLYGPSESLPTTIIILPLKIEKESVVKEQLSNLQPEVLLFLSKIRQLSVRGDSDNSKCNTGCKISISGEDNCQTRRNMNAESYPLHLTAQEGDKGDEEQCCYYMWKQRFPVKQECISKKRAEVDEWVITLAFPFGRRLNRGGLRMSGVYSFLPTDMETGFPFIIQADFLLVSSRESIQLNSPWNEGILSCVPSAFTNAFTTLIKGAHEAPSFSIPFLFNFIPVEESYIKVLDPVRQSIKEKLVAERIIPCELKNSQKMFFKPSEIKRLAPAFWCVLMKAQKFGVDILNLHSHGSHIVNAYLDNDDYTNVLGFLGVDYVDLAWYPSFIQGSNLPKGMPDDIYVELLHFIAQKWNSCFKDIPLLRFIDSTGGLSLLSVSQATNGYQNLCIANGDDQIITWLINWNREFISVSKLYFMPQTLQLSLRTSKSGVMDWLKNSVKLQSLSLHDYGSIVIKSLTSSKLVIAFTHFLYHSRKYNYASESCLQTLFSHLPIVDESGEVIFEKTEVLVPASMAKWITLIGSNPWRAYKYFVLSREYLATANFAGNVTCEGQILKFLQQHGKASDVPQVYPPNAAIKTVYSPLTTDNAFLLLEWIRNIRSRGTNYRLQNFFSSIKTGSWLKTSIGYKPPSESFLPSSGWGRLLQVASTLVDIPLILKDFYGEKITEYTEELKEIGVRFDFTDASEYIGSHIRTATVDSTLTRAKVFSLLNLVRYLGDVSLSPDYLIQSTKTARWLKTSVGFRFPSESILLDSEWTLASHVSNLPFIDTSFYGEQIVDYKTELQLFGVLVRFNKNYQIVVDYFKMPSSSVSVDDAIFILECIRNANIPDDLIRKLSQTKWLKTQLGYQNPGESFLAVIEWECLLQVVSGIPIIDETMYGGRIRSYQSELKKVGVAVTIDDFAKAIALQLNLLLKKTLITNKNVLALLSCYRQFVKKEITLTHDLFHFSFEKEWLHTNLGFRSPKASILFSPEWEPISAITNLPFIDGNSAFYGYSNEINGFKNELQAFGVVVEFKEGAKFVIDSINLPRDPFVINAVSITSLLQCIRNLKETLPKEFKKKMKSKWIKTVLGYRTPEETILFDPKWNLQRNDGPFVDDIFYGSEFSSYKRELKDIGVSVDATQACLLLALHIKCHSDITTISRVYLFLNQHKWEPDNEASEWIWIPRGGGEWVSSNSCILHDKLDLFGSQLFILDKYYDTKLLEFFSRVFGVRLSPCVDDYCKLWSSWEVSAHHLTVQQCSAFWVFIAKHWNRNTEKLLLGSLSKLPVESNDEIILSNKQDVFIPDDLLLKELFDKVSGTIFVWYPQVTTPALSRANMNKIYRSIGVQSISEAVENDESFRTTACVRKVDPRSLVSNNGVLRIVLAFLSDTSLDILANERHRLVKYLLDLEVLEIDEPVTISYKLTLSSGTILDSKAIRMFRWEKDKAKLFLQRDEGGTKRKRHDIEYATNFADVIAKGLLFEMPDQIASLAELIRLGCLLDFEEDAVDYLLKTKNLQLFPEDKEFLSSISPTKNAGKTENLEAATVDC; from the exons ATGGCTGCTGCTTACTCCACCCCTCGCGAGCATGTCGAGTGGATACGGAGGGAGAGGTACTACATTGGGCGAGATGACAAGAACCCCCTGGCTGAGGACATCCATCAGGCCGTCCTCTACCTCTCCGAAGAGCTTTATTCCAAGGATGTCCACTTCCTCATGGAGCTTGTTCAG AATGCAGAGGACAACAAGTATGCAGAGGGCGTCACTCCATCCCTTGAGTTTCTGATTACTTCGAAGGATATCACTGCGACTGGAGCCAAAACAACACTGCTTCTGTTTAACAATGAGATAGGTTTCTCTCCGTCGAATATCGATTCCATTTGTAGGATTGGTAAGTCAACCAAGAAAGGGAAACGACACCTTGGCTACATAGGAGAGAAAG GCATAGGATTCAAAAGTGTCTTTTTGATATCCAGTAAGCCCTATATCTTCAGCAATGGGTATCAAATATGCTTCAATGAGGAACCATCACCTGATTGCAATCTAGGTTACATTGTGCCTGAGTGGGTTGACGAGAATCCGAGCCTTTCTGATTTGCAAAATTTATATGGTCCTTCGGAAAGCCTTCCTACAACTATTATAATCTTGCCTTTGAAGATTGAAAAAGAGTCAGTTGTGAAGGAACAACTATCAAATTTACAACCTGAGgtccttctttttctttctaAAATTAGGCAACTATCTGTGAGGGGAGATAGCGATAACTCCAAGTGTAATACTGGCTGCAAGATCTCAATATCTGGTGAAGACAATTGCCAAACGAGAAGGAACATGAATGCCGAATCATACCCTCTACATCTTACTGCTCAAGAGGGCGACAAGGGTGATGAGGAACAATGCTGTTATTACATGTGGAAGCAAAGGTTCCCTGTAAAACAGGAATGCATTTCAAAGAAGAGGGCTGAAGTTGATGAATGGGTGATTACTCTGGCTTTTCCCTTTGGAAGACGACTGAATCGTGGTGGGCTGAGAATGTCTGGCGTGTATTCCTTTCTTCCTACTGACATGGAGACTGGTTTCCCATTTATAATCCAGGCTGATTTCCTTCTAGTTTCTTCAAGGGAGTCGATACAACTAAATAGCCCATGGAATGAAGGAATTCTTAGCTGTGTACCTTCTGCATTTACGAATGCTTTCACTACACTAATTAAAGGAGCACATGAGGCACCCTCATTTTCCATTCCCTTCTTGTTCAATTTCATACCAGTGGAGGAATCTTATATCAAGGTGCTAGATCCTGTGAGACAATCCATCAAAGAAAAACTTGTTGCCGAGCGTATAATACCATGTGAATTAAAGAATTCTCAAAAGATGTTCTTTAAGCCCAGTGAAATTAAGAGGCTTGCTCCTGCATTTTGGTGTGTTTTAATGAAAGCTCAGAAGTTTGGGGTTGATATACTTAACCTGCATTCACATGGAAGTCATATTGTGAATGCCTACTTGGATAACGATGACTATACTAATGTACTAGGATTTCTGGGAGTGGACTACGTTGATCTAGCATGGTATCCATCATTCATTCAGGGTTCTAATCTTCCAAAGGGAATGCCTGATGATATTTATGTAGAGCTTCTACACTTCATTGCTCAGAAATGGAACTCTTGTTTTAAGGACATACCTCTGTTAAGGTTTATTGATTCTACTGGCGGCCTATCTTTGTTAAGTGTATCACAAGCAACTAATGGTTATCAGAATCTATGTATTGCCAACGGTGATGATCAGATTATCACATGGCTTATTAACTGGAATCGGGAGTTTATATCTGTCTCGAAATTATATTTTATGCCACAAACCTTGCAATTGTCTTTAAGAACATCAAAATCAGGAGTAATGGATTGGCTCAAGAATTCTGTGAAGCTGCAGAGTTTAAGTCTTCATGACTATGGGTCAATTGTGATCAAGTCACTAACTAGTAGCAAGCTTGTCATAGCCTTCACTCATTTTCTATATCATTCTCGTAAGTATAATTATGCTAGCGAATCGTGCTTACAGACATTGTTCTCTCATTTGCCAATAGTAGATGAGTCTGGCGAAGTGATATTTGAAAAGACAGAAGTCCTCGTGCCAGCCAGCATGGCCAAATGGATAACCTTAATCGGTTCAAATCCTTGGAGGGCTTACAAATATTTTGTACTAAGCAGGGAGTATTTGGCCACTGCCAATTTTGCAGGAAATGTTACATGTGAAGGACAGATTTtgaagttcctacagcaacatgGAAAGGCCTCTGATGTTCCACAAGTTTATCCTCCAAATGCAGCTATCAAAACTGTTTATTCTCCTTTAACAACGGACAATGCATTCTTATTACTTGAATGGATTAGAAATATAAGATCTCGTGGAACTAATTATAGGCTGCAGAACTTTTTTAGCAGCATCAAAACTGGAAGCTGGTTGAAGACATCAATTGGTTACAAGCCACCTTCTGAGTCATTCTTGCCGAGCTCAGGTTGGGGAAGACTACTTCAGGTAGCATCAACACTTGTTGACATACCATTAATCCTGAAAGATTTTTATGGTGAAAAGATAACAGAGTACACTGAAGAACTTAAAGAAATTGGAGTCAGATTTGATTTTACGGATGCATCAGAATATATTGGAAGCCATATCAGGACTGCAACAGTTGATTCCACGTTAACCCGAGCAAAAGTCTTTTCGTTGCTCAATTTGGTCAGATATTTGGGAGACGTAAGCTTGTCCCCTGACTATCTAATTCAGAGCACCAAAACTGCAAGATGGCTAAAAACATCTGTTGGTTTCAGATTTCCATCTGAATCCATATTACTTGATTCAGAATGGACACTTGCATCACATGTCAGTAATCTCCCTTTCATAGATACTTCATTCTATGGCGAGCAGATTGTTGATTACAAGACGGAGTTGCAATTGTTTGGTGTTTTAGTTAGATTCAACAAAAATTATCAGATTGTGGTTGATTACTTCAAAATGCCTTCAAGCTCAGTATCTGTTGATGATGCCATTTTTATACTTGAATGCATACGAAATGCTAACATTCCTGATGATCTCATCAGAAAGTTATCACAAACTAAATGGTTGAAGACCCAGCTTGGCTATCAAAATCCTGGTGAATCTTTTCTGGCTGTCATAGAATGGGAATGCCTTCTTCAGGTTGTCAGTGGCATTCCGATAATAGATGAGACAATGTATGGTGGTAGAATCAGGTCATATCAGTCAGAGCTAAAGAAAGTTGGAGTAGCAGTAACCATCGATGACTTCGCAAAAGCTATTGCTCTTCAACTGAATcttcttttaaagaaaacattGATCACAAACAAAAATGTTCTGGCACTGTTGTCATGTTATAGGCAGTTTGTAAAAAAGGAAATTACATTGACGCATGATCTTTTCCATTTCTCCTTTGAGAAAGAATGGTTGCACACTAATCTTGGATTCAGATCTCCAAAAGCTTCAATCTTATTTAGTCCAGAGTGGGAGCCTATCTCAGCTATAACAAATCTTCCATTTATCGATGGCAATTCTGCTTTCTATGGTTATTCCAATGAGATCAATGGTTTCAAAAATGAGCTCCAGGCCTTTGGTGTTGTAGTTGAATTCAAAGAGGGAGCTAAATTTGTCATAGATAGCATCAACCTTCCCAGAGATCCTTTTGTCATTAATGCAGTTAGCATTACATCCTTGCTGCAGTGCATTCGCAATCTGAAGGAAACTCTTCCAAAGGAGTTCAAGAAAAAGATGAAAAGTAAATGGATAAAAACAGTTCTTGGCTACAGAACTCCAGAAGAGACCATTCTCTTTGATCCTAAGTGGAATTTGCAAAGGAATGACGGTCCTTTTGTTGATGACATTTTCTATGGTTCTGAATTTTCATCTTATAAAAGGGAGCTTAAAGATATTGGTGTATCTGTGGATGCCACTCAAGCATGCCTGTTACTGGCACTTCATATCAAGTGTCACTCTGATATTACTACAATCTCGAGAGTGTACCTGTTCTTGAATCAACATAAATGGGAGCCTGATAATGAAGCTTCAGAGTGGATTTGGATCCCTCGGGGTGGTGGAGAATGGGTGAGCTCCAACAGTTGCATACTACATGATAAGCTTGACCTGTTTGGTTCCCAACTCTTCATTTTGGATAAATACTATGACAcaaagcttcttgaattcttttcaAGGGTGTTTGGGGTTCGGCTTAGTCCATGCGTCGATGACTACTGCAAGCTCTGGTCCTCGTGGGAAGTTTCAGCACACCACCTTACTGTGCAGCAATGCTCCGCTTTCTGGGTCTTCATTGCGAAGCACTGGAATAGAAACACCGAGAAACTTCTGCTGGGAAGCTTATCAAAATTACCAGTTGAAAGTAATGATGAGATCATTCTATCAAACAAACAAGATGTATTTATTCCCGATGATCTCTTGCTGAAGGAACTATTTGACAAGGTTTCTGGGACAATCTTTGTATGGTATCCTCAAGTTACCACTCCCGCACTTTCTAGAGCAAATATGAACAAGATCTATCGCAGCATTGGTGTTCAATCAATTTCTGAGGCTGTAGAAAATGATGAATCTTTCAGGACCACTGCGTGTGTTAGGAAAGTCGACCCAAGATCTCTGGTGTCAAACAATGGAGTTCTGAGGATTGTGCTCGCTTTTCTTTCTGATACTTCTCTTGATATACTTGCTAATGAAAGGCATCGTCTTGTCAAATATTTACTTGATTTAGAAGTCTTGGAAATTGATGAACCTGTTACAATTAGCTATAAGCTAACACTATCCTCTGGaacaattttagattcaaaagcTATTAGAATGTTCCGTTGGGAAAAAGATAAGGCGAAGTTATTCTTACAAAGAGATGAAGGTGGAACGAAGCGAAAGAGGCACGACATTGAATATGCAACAAATTTTGCCGATGTGATAGCAAAGGGCTTATTGTTTGAAATGCCGGACCAGATTGCTTCACTTGCTGAGCTCATTAGGCTTGGTTGCTTGTTGGACTTTGAGGAAGATGCAGTGGACTACTTGTTGAAGACCAAAAATCTCCAGTTGTTTCCTGAAGACAAAGAGTTTCTATCATCTATATCACCTACAAAG AATGCGGGAAAGACTGAAAACTTAGAAGCTGCAACAGTCGACTGCTAA